GAACAGTAATGAAGATCAAGGAATTCTCTTTTGACTTACCGCCTGAACTCATTGCCCAGACTCCTGCAGAGAGAAGGGGCAATGACAGGCTTTTGGTTTTGGATAGAAAAAACGGGACCTACACCGATGCAATGATGCAGGATTTTGTGGACTACCTCGAAGAGGGTAGTGTCATCGTGATCAATAATAGCAAAGTAAGAAAAGCACGCGTTTTCGGAATGAGTGAAACAGGCGGTAGGGTAGAATTCCTGTTCCTCGAGGAAAACCTCGACCATAGTTGGCAGGTTATGGTCACGAAACTAAAGAAGCAACGCGTGGGGAAACGATATCATTTTGCAAATGAAGAAGGTTCCCTTTCCTATAACGCCGAGATTATCAGCGAAAATGAGGATGGGACCCGTACCATTGCTTTTGCACAACCGCTTGACGAATCTTTCTTCCAGGAACTGGGACACGTCCCTTTGCCACCCTATATAAAACGGGAAGACGATTTCAAAGACGAGACACGCTATCAGACTGTATTTGCCAAGACGGAGGGTTCTGTAGCCGCCCCGACAGCAGGCTTGCATTTCACCCAGGAAATCATT
The sequence above is a segment of the Sphaerochaeta pleomorpha str. Grapes genome. Coding sequences within it:
- the queA gene encoding tRNA preQ1(34) S-adenosylmethionine ribosyltransferase-isomerase QueA: MKIKEFSFDLPPELIAQTPAERRGNDRLLVLDRKNGTYTDAMMQDFVDYLEEGSVIVINNSKVRKARVFGMSETGGRVEFLFLEENLDHSWQVMVTKLKKQRVGKRYHFANEEGSLSYNAEIISENEDGTRTIAFAQPLDESFFQELGHVPLPPYIKREDDFKDETRYQTVFAKTEGSVAAPTAGLHFTQEIIDRILQKGCTFAPITLHVGPGTFLPVRTEDLEDHHMHYERFEVSEETARIVTEAKKAGKKIVATGTTSVRTLESAFNVEQQLLAPGLNRTNLFIMPGYQWKVVDQLLTNFHTPESTLLVLVSTFAGRDHIMGAYAHAVEERYRFYSYGDAMFIR